The proteins below are encoded in one region of Apium graveolens cultivar Ventura chromosome 4, ASM990537v1, whole genome shotgun sequence:
- the LOC141720722 gene encoding uncharacterized protein LOC141720722, which produces MFKSSRWRNDKHKIKAVFELQFQATQVPNFKGKKKVMISIVPESVGKPTIKLPKTSIVDGICLWECPVYETIKLIKDSSTGIYKDNVYHFIVSTGSSKSGYLGEASLDFAEFAEATQPLMVSLPLSFTDSGACLNIGIRKMQENDEKSSRDGGQNEDPKSLKSQLVDPFEDSGLDFLEDDDLKTSPETERSISFNDRRSDKTDNAGNVMPVRWNSLPPRRTENGLPKDKQVHQPFNTDWSVGSASDRSLAEFTSSPGETFTRDRSLDAPKNSVEWLKNEVHMLERQAELSELELQSLRKQIAKEGKKGQDLSIQVVGLKEENAALKKQCEQIKSSKGEVETKDVWDQPEDMMQRLRREKDLNKKLRSQLYETEDSNSELILVVNDLNQKLEQKSAEVIHLSNRVKAMKNVKENASETSTSDTDLDTDEQARRQTNNGDNKAKEELLKRISDLCGEIEVYKKDKEELNLHVEALVLDNDTINKEKQDISTKLEQNQILHAKIQSEYSESLAIIEDFKVQMDILEKKINKQDYEFSKSLDTIEELESMVKNLEEQLEKQAREFEDDLEAVTEAKVKQEQRAIRAEEALRKTRWSNASSTERLQEEFKKLSLDLTSKLDETERISKRTAAEADDLRLQKSVLEKMLEKAEGDLGLLKDEYEGKVHELSNEINLQTKQIEKMSRQLEAKHNELASIQKHEASQEILSKQREKVEKELALSAKTVDYLKEEVTTLKTLKDEKEVLVESLQSEMENQSIQYKELKQCMLQIDLEKESLRKQLSELEGQLKKKDEVISGLDKKIQSNSEHVATRGRTFKGAIPEKAKSHEDNRHAVQTRPSAARQSEPVKSGAKKPSDKKSNRDASNDFSIQSLSSEVALLNERNKNMEEELREMQDKYSEISLKFAEVEGERQQLVMSLRNLKNGKKM; this is translated from the exons ATGTTCAAGTCCTCTAGATGGAGAAATGACAAACACAAGATCAAAGCTGTTTTTGAGTTGCAGTTTCAAGCTACTCAG GTGCCAAATTTTAAAGGCAAAAAGAAAGTGATGATATCTATAGTACCAGAAAGTGTTGGAAAGCCTACAATAAAATTGCCCAAGACTTCAATTGTAGATGGTATTTGTTTGTGGGAATGCCCTGTTTATGAAACTATCAAGTTAATTAAAGATTCAAGTACTGGGATCTATAAAGATAATGTTTATCATTTCATTGTCTCTACA GGTTCTTCGAAATCGGGTTATTTAGGTGAGGCCTCACTTGATTTTGCGGAATTTGCAGAGGCTACTCAGCCATTGATGGTTTCTTTGCCTCTTAGTTTTACGGATTCGGGTGCTTGTTTGAAT ATTGGCATTCGGAAGATGCAGGAAAATGACGAAAAGAG TTCTAGAGATGGTGGACAGAATGAAGATCCAAAAAGCTTGAAAAGTCAACTGGTTGATCCATTTGAAGATAGCGGCCTTGATTTCCTTGAA GATGACGATTTAAAAACTTCACCTGAAACTGAGCGGAGTATTAGCTTTAATGATCGTCGATCTGACAAGACAGATAATGCTGGAAATGTTATGCCCGTGAGATGGAATTCTCTGCCACCAAGGAGGACGGAAAATGGGTTGCCAAAAGATAAACAAGTGCATCAGCCATTCAACACTGATTGGTCGGTAGGCTCAGCTTCTGATCGAAGTTTGGCTGAATTTACAAGCAGCCCAGGGGAGACTTTTACTAGAGACAGGTCGCTAGACGCACCAAAGAATTCTGTTGAATGGTTGAAAAATGAGGTCCATATGTTGGAAAGACAGGCCGAATTATCAGAACTGGAATTGCAATCTCTCAGGAAACAAATTGCAAAAGAAGGAAAAAAGGGACAGGACTTGTCAATACAAGTTGTCGGTCTTAAAGAGGAGAATGCTGCACTTAAAAAACAATGTGAACAGATTAAGTCCTCCAAGGGAGAAGTAGAGACTAAAGATGTTTGGGACCAGCCAGAAGATATGATGCAACGGCTTAGACGCGAAAAAGACTTGAACAAAAAATTGCGCTCGCAACTTTACGAGACTGAAGACTCAAACTCTGAACTGATTCTTGTGGTGAATGACCTTAACCAAAAGCTGGAACAAAAGAGTGCGGAAGTTATTCATCTTTCTAACAGAGTTAAGGCTATGAAAAATGTTAAAGAAAATGCTTCAGAAACTTCCACTTCTGATACAGATCTGGATACAGATGAGCAAGCACGAAGACAGACTAATAATGGGGATAATAAAGCAAAGGAAGAACTTTTGAAGCGAATTTCCGACCTGTGTGGGGAAATTGAGGTGTACAAGAAAGATAAAGAAGAACTAAATTTGCATGTGGAAGCTCTTGTTTTGGACAATGATACCATAAACAAGGAAAAACAAGATATCTCAACAAAGTTGGAGCAAAATCAGATACTGCATGCCAAGATTCAAAGTGAATATTCAGAATCTTTGGCCATCATAGAAGACTTTAAAGTCCAGATGGATATTTTAGAGAAGAAAATCAATAAGCAGGACTATGAATTCTCGAAATCCTTGGATACAATAGAAGAACTTGAGTCCATGGTGAAGAATTTAGAGGAACAATTAGAGAAACAAGCACGAGAATTCGAAGATGATCTTGAAGCTGTGACTGAAGCCAAAGTTAAGCAGGAGCAGCGAGCCATTCGAGCGGAAGAGGCCTTGAGAAAAACAAGGTGGAGTAATGCTAGTTCTACTGAGCGActtcaagaagaattcaaaaaaCTTTCCCTCGATTTGACATCCAAATTAGATGAAACTGAGAGAATCTCCAAGAGAACTGCTGCTGAAGCTGATGATTTACGTTTACAAAAAAGTGTATTGGAGAAGATGCTCGAAAAAGCTGAGGGAGATCTTGGACTGTTGAAAGATGAGTATGAAGGCAAGGTCCATGAACTTTCAAACGAAATTAATCTGCAAACAAAACAAATAGAGAAGATGTCGCGACAACTTGAAGCTAAGCACAACGAATTAGCTAGTATTCAGAAACACGAGGCAAGTCAGGAAATATTGAGTAAGCAAAGAGAGAAAGTAGAGAAGGAACTTGCTTTGTCAGCAAAGACAGTTGACTATTTGAAGGAGGAAGTAACTACCCTTAAAACATTGAAAGATGAAAAGGAAGTTTTAGTTGAGTCCCTGCAGTCAGAAATGGAAAACCAAAGCATTCAGTATAAGGAGTTAAAACAATGTATGCTTCAGATCGACTTGGAGAAAGAAAGTTTAAGGAAACAACTTTCTGAATTAGAGGGTCAATTGAAGAAGAAAGACGAGGTTATCAGCGGCTTGGACAAAAAAATACAGAGTAACAGCGAACATGTTGCCACAAGAGGAAGGACTTTTAAAGGTGCAATACCAGAGAAAGCGAAATCTCACGAG GATAATAGACACGCTGTGCAAACAAGACCTTCAGCAGCCAGGCAATCTGAACCTGTGAAAAG CGGCGCAAAAAAACCATCAGATAAAAAGTCAAATCGTGATGCTAGTAATGATTTTTCTATTCAATCCTTATCAAGTGAAGTTGCATTACTAAATGAAAGAAATAAAAACATGGAAGAAGAACTGAGAGAAATGCAAGACAAATACTCAGAGATTAGTCTCAAGTTTGCGGAGGTAGAAGGTGAAAGGCAACAACTTGTTATGTCACTTCGTAATCTCAAGAATGGTAAGAAGATGTAG
- the LOC141720723 gene encoding heavy metal-associated isoprenylated plant protein 39-like isoform X2, which translates to MAQKVVLKLLTMTDEKTKQKAIEAAADIYGVDSITTDLKEQKITVIGEMDSVAVVKKLKKVGKVDIISVGPAKEEKKEEKKEEKKEEKKEEKKEEKKDEKPAEKKQEEKK; encoded by the exons ATGGCTCAG AAAGTCGTATTGAAGCTTTTAACCATGACTGATGAGAAGACAAAGCAGAAAGCCATTGAAGCTGCTGCTGATATCTATG GAGTGGATTCGATAACAACGGACTTAAAAGAGCAGAAAATAACAGTGATCGGAGAAATGGATTCGGTGGCAGTGGTAAAAAAGTTGAAGAAAGTTGGGAAGGTTGATATAATATCTGTTGGGCCAGCTAAAGAGGAGAAGAaagaagagaagaaagaagaaaagaaagaggagaagaaagaggagaagAAAGAAGAGAAGAAGGATGAGAAGCCTGCTGAGaaaaaacaagaagaaaagaaatga
- the LOC141720723 gene encoding heavy metal-associated isoprenylated plant protein 39-like isoform X1 — translation MAQQKVVLKLLTMTDEKTKQKAIEAAADIYGVDSITTDLKEQKITVIGEMDSVAVVKKLKKVGKVDIISVGPAKEEKKEEKKEEKKEEKKEEKKEEKKDEKPAEKKQEEKK, via the exons ATGGCTCAG CAGAAAGTCGTATTGAAGCTTTTAACCATGACTGATGAGAAGACAAAGCAGAAAGCCATTGAAGCTGCTGCTGATATCTATG GAGTGGATTCGATAACAACGGACTTAAAAGAGCAGAAAATAACAGTGATCGGAGAAATGGATTCGGTGGCAGTGGTAAAAAAGTTGAAGAAAGTTGGGAAGGTTGATATAATATCTGTTGGGCCAGCTAAAGAGGAGAAGAaagaagagaagaaagaagaaaagaaagaggagaagaaagaggagaagAAAGAAGAGAAGAAGGATGAGAAGCCTGCTGAGaaaaaacaagaagaaaagaaatga